One segment of Clostridium botulinum DNA contains the following:
- the der gene encoding ribosome biogenesis GTPase Der, with product MGKPIVAIVGRPNVGKSTLFNKLAGKRISIVQDTPGVTRDRVYAEAEWLNYNFTMIDTGGIEPTNDDIIMKQMRRQANIAIETADVIVFIVDGKEGLTAADQEVANMLRKSKKPVVLVVNKIDSLKYEENSWEFYNLGIGDPITISASQALGLGDMLDKVVEHFDRFDADAEDDEYIRIAMIGKPNVGKSSLINKLLGEERLIVSDVAGTTRDAIDSYLETEQGKFILIDTAGLRRKSKVKEEIERYSVIRTYASIEKADVCILMIDAQDGVTEQDEKIIGYAHELNKAIMVLVNKWDLVEKDDKTMEKFKKDLQGSLKFMPYAEYLFISALTGQRTHKILELAKKCYNNYNKRVSTGILNDVISQAILMKEPPIVSLKRMKIYYATQVATKPPKFVFFVNDASASHFSYERYLENQLRNSFDFKGTGIQIEYRQRKE from the coding sequence ATGGGAAAACCGATAGTTGCAATAGTAGGAAGACCTAATGTTGGTAAATCAACATTATTTAATAAATTAGCAGGGAAGAGAATTTCTATAGTACAAGATACACCAGGAGTAACAAGAGATAGAGTTTATGCTGAGGCTGAATGGTTAAATTATAACTTTACAATGATAGATACTGGTGGTATAGAACCTACAAATGACGACATAATAATGAAACAAATGAGAAGGCAAGCAAATATCGCTATAGAAACAGCTGATGTAATAGTATTTATAGTTGATGGTAAAGAAGGTTTAACTGCTGCTGATCAAGAAGTTGCTAATATGTTAAGAAAAAGTAAAAAGCCAGTAGTATTAGTTGTAAATAAGATTGATTCTTTAAAATATGAAGAAAATAGCTGGGAATTTTACAATTTAGGAATTGGTGATCCAATAACAATATCAGCATCACAAGCATTAGGTCTTGGTGATATGCTTGATAAAGTAGTAGAACATTTTGATAGATTTGATGCTGATGCTGAAGATGATGAATATATCAGAATAGCTATGATTGGAAAACCTAATGTAGGGAAATCATCATTAATAAATAAATTATTAGGTGAAGAGAGACTTATAGTTTCTGATGTTGCTGGAACAACTAGAGATGCTATAGATAGTTATTTAGAAACAGAACAAGGAAAATTTATTTTAATTGATACAGCAGGTCTTAGAAGAAAAAGTAAAGTTAAAGAAGAAATAGAAAGATATAGTGTTATAAGAACATATGCATCAATAGAAAAAGCAGATGTATGTATACTTATGATAGATGCTCAAGATGGTGTGACAGAACAAGATGAGAAAATAATAGGTTATGCTCATGAGTTAAATAAAGCTATAATGGTTCTAGTAAATAAATGGGATCTTGTTGAAAAAGATGATAAAACTATGGAAAAATTCAAAAAAGACTTACAAGGTAGTTTGAAGTTTATGCCATATGCTGAATATTTATTTATTTCAGCATTAACAGGACAAAGAACTCATAAAATTTTAGAATTAGCTAAAAAATGTTATAACAATTACAATAAAAGAGTATCTACAGGAATATTAAATGATGTAATAAGTCAGGCTATATTAATGAAGGAGCCACCTATAGTTAGTCTTAAGAGAATGAAAATATATTATGCAACTCAGGTTGCTACTAAACCACCTAAGTTTGTATTTTTCGTTAATGATGCTAGTGCTTCACATTTTTCTTATGAGAGATATTTAGAAAATCAATTAAGAAATAGCTTTGATTTTAAGGGTACTGGTATACAAATCGAGTATAGACAAAGGAAGGAATAG
- a CDS encoding NAD(P)H-dependent glycerol-3-phosphate dehydrogenase, with translation MSKVSFIGGGSFGTALAILLAEKGNTVSIYNRDKKVVDDININRRNDKYIKNLQVPSNIKAFDNLEKATEDAEYIVLAIPSHTIRSICKQLKNKIKQETIIISIAKGIEEHTDKRLSLVIKEELNNPIVVLSGPSHAEEVVLKLPTTLVVSSENMNAASEAQNLFMTSFFRVYTNEDLVGVEVGGAVKNIIALAAGILDGLGYGDNTKAALMTRGMKEISRIGSALGGKEETFYGLTGMGDLIVTCTSNHSRNRKAGLLIGSGMDVNKAIEKIGMVVEGVKACKAFYELKEKIGVSMPITDILYKVLFEKKDPKSGIEELMLREKKSEIF, from the coding sequence ATGAGTAAAGTAAGTTTTATAGGTGGAGGAAGTTTTGGAACAGCTTTAGCTATACTGCTTGCGGAAAAGGGGAATACTGTAAGTATATACAATAGAGATAAAAAAGTTGTTGATGACATAAATATTAATAGAAGAAATGATAAATATATAAAAAATTTACAAGTTCCTAGTAATATTAAAGCATTTGATAATTTAGAAAAAGCAACTGAAGATGCTGAATATATTGTTCTAGCAATACCATCTCATACAATACGCAGTATTTGCAAACAGTTAAAAAACAAGATAAAACAAGAAACGATTATAATTTCAATTGCTAAGGGAATTGAAGAGCATACAGATAAAAGATTATCTCTTGTAATTAAGGAAGAGTTAAATAATCCGATTGTTGTTTTATCTGGGCCTAGTCATGCTGAGGAAGTGGTATTAAAACTTCCAACAACACTTGTAGTTTCTTCAGAAAATATGAATGCTGCTAGTGAAGCTCAAAATTTATTTATGACTTCTTTCTTTAGAGTCTATACAAATGAAGATTTGGTAGGTGTAGAAGTTGGGGGTGCTGTTAAAAATATAATTGCACTAGCTGCTGGAATTTTAGATGGCTTAGGTTATGGAGATAACACTAAAGCGGCACTAATGACTAGGGGAATGAAAGAAATTTCTAGAATAGGTTCAGCGCTTGGTGGAAAAGAAGAAACTTTCTATGGGTTGACTGGAATGGGAGATTTAATAGTAACATGTACTTCTAATCATTCTAGAAATAGAAAAGCAGGATTGTTAATTGGAAGTGGTATGGATGTAAATAAAGCGATTGAAAAAATAGGAATGGTAGTTGAGGGCGTAAAAGCTTGCAAGGCCTTTTATGAACTGAAAGAAAAAATAGGTGTATCTATGCCGATAACTGACATTCTTTATAAAGTTTTATTTGAAAAAAAAGATCCTAAATCAGGGATTGAAGAACTTATGCTTCGTGAAAAGAAAAGTGAAATATTTTAA
- the spoIVA gene encoding stage IV sporulation protein A produces the protein MDSFNIYKDIAERTQGDIYVGVVGPVRTGKSTFIKKFMDLMVIPKIDNTYKKERAKDELPQSGSGKSIHTTEPKFVPNEAVEISLGDETKFKVRMVDCVGYIVKSALGYLEGEESKMVHTPWYEYEIPFEDAAEIGTRKVISDHSTIGLVITTDGSITGIPREDYMEAEERVIYELQSINKPFVVVLNTNKPNSQETKALKNELESKYNVAVKVMDIYNMGEEDIEDLFEYVLREFPVKEVNIDMPEWLEKLDCNHWLKKNFFDVILTMSNEISKVRDVKHILNSFEEKEFMGTTSIKEVDLGNGTANILMKPKDGVFYKILSEICDLEVNSESDLLSIIKELTHAKLEYDKVKDALEDVRESGYGLVAPQLSEMKFEEPEIVKQGSKFGVKLKASAPSLHFIKCDIKTEISPIMGSEKESEELVKGLLEQFETDPAQLWQSNMFGKSLEVLVKEGLQNKLYKMPEDVQVKIQKTLQKIINEGNGGLICIIL, from the coding sequence GTGGACAGCTTTAACATATACAAGGATATAGCTGAAAGAACCCAAGGGGACATATATGTAGGAGTAGTTGGACCGGTAAGAACTGGTAAATCAACTTTTATAAAAAAATTTATGGACCTTATGGTAATACCAAAGATTGATAATACTTATAAGAAAGAAAGAGCGAAAGATGAGTTACCACAAAGTGGGTCAGGTAAGAGTATTCATACAACAGAACCTAAATTCGTGCCAAATGAGGCGGTAGAAATAAGTTTAGGAGATGAAACGAAATTTAAAGTTAGAATGGTAGATTGTGTGGGGTACATTGTAAAAAGTGCATTAGGATATTTGGAAGGTGAAGAAAGTAAGATGGTACATACACCATGGTATGAGTATGAAATTCCTTTCGAAGATGCAGCGGAAATAGGCACTAGAAAGGTTATCAGCGATCATTCAACCATAGGTCTTGTAATTACAACTGATGGAAGTATTACAGGAATACCAAGAGAAGATTATATGGAGGCTGAAGAAAGAGTTATATATGAGCTTCAATCAATAAATAAACCATTTGTGGTTGTACTTAATACTAATAAACCAAATTCTCAAGAAACAAAAGCATTAAAAAATGAATTGGAATCAAAATATAATGTGGCCGTAAAAGTTATGGACATATATAATATGGGTGAAGAGGATATAGAAGATTTGTTTGAATATGTACTTAGAGAATTTCCGGTAAAAGAAGTCAATATAGATATGCCAGAATGGTTGGAAAAATTAGATTGTAATCATTGGTTGAAAAAGAATTTCTTTGATGTAATTTTAACTATGAGTAACGAAATTTCAAAAGTTAGAGATGTTAAACATATATTAAATAGTTTTGAAGAGAAAGAATTTATGGGAACAACATCTATTAAAGAAGTTGATTTGGGAAATGGAACAGCCAATATACTTATGAAACCTAAAGATGGTGTATTTTATAAAATATTGAGTGAAATATGTGATTTAGAAGTTAATTCAGAAAGTGATCTTTTGAGTATAATAAAGGAGTTAACTCATGCAAAGTTAGAATACGATAAGGTCAAAGATGCATTAGAGGATGTGAGAGAATCTGGTTATGGTCTGGTAGCACCTCAACTATCAGAAATGAAATTCGAAGAACCAGAGATTGTAAAACAAGGAAGTAAATTTGGCGTTAAATTAAAAGCGAGTGCTCCAAGCTTGCATTTTATAAAATGTGATATAAAGACAGAAATTAGTCCTATAATGGGTTCGGAAAAAGAATCAGAAGAACTTGTAAAAGGTCTATTAGAGCAATTTGAAACAGACCCAGCACAACTATGGCAAAGCAATATGTTTGGAAAATCCTTGGAAGTGCTAGTTAAAGAAGGACTTCAAAATAAATTGTATAAAATGCCAGAAGATGTACAAGTTAAAATCCAAAAAACACTTCAAAAAATTATTAATGAAGGTAATGGTGGCTTGATTTGTATAATTCTTTAA
- a CDS encoding PBECR2 nuclease fold domain-containing protein translates to MKKMYRIYKKVGNLNISLIEELIEYDFPSSVYISSRVINHIIKKHGKQFTKTVKNNIIKIMEEIIRCPDYIGIDPLRINSGALELVKKIDSNILLALEYDEEGQYIYVATMYPITESRMISRLNSGRLISCNDEETQDIF, encoded by the coding sequence ATGAAGAAAATGTATAGAATCTATAAGAAAGTTGGCAATTTAAATATATCTTTAATTGAAGAACTTATAGAATATGACTTTCCATCATCTGTTTATATATCTTCTAGAGTAATAAATCATATAATAAAAAAGCATGGAAAACAATTTACTAAAACAGTTAAAAATAATATAATAAAAATTATGGAAGAAATAATTAGATGCCCAGATTATATAGGAATAGATCCTTTAAGAATTAATAGTGGGGCATTAGAATTAGTAAAAAAAATTGATAGTAATATTCTTTTAGCTTTAGAATATGATGAAGAAGGTCAATATATATATGTAGCAACTATGTATCCTATAACAGAATCTAGAATGATTTCAAGATTAAATAGCGGAAGATTAATAAGTTGTAATGATGAAGAAACTCAGGATATATTTTAA
- a CDS encoding asparaginase — translation MKKIAIIFNGGTISMKVDEKIKAAVPSLSGEEIMQMVTGIQGFAEIESHTFSNLPSPHMTSQLMLELSNLVQKLLDRDDISGVVITHGTDTLEETAYFLDLTLNSDKPVVVTGAMRSSDELGYDGPFNLATSICTAISDSAKNRGVLVCFNSELHSAKEVTKRNSMALNAFSTPNFGPIGIVDNNRVIFYRENSKSTHVKINSTEKDVALIKCVSGMDSKFIDFVIDNGYKGVVIEALGRGNVPPLMVEGIKRAIKKGIPVVMVSRCFEGRVFESYGYLGGGKNLREYGVIFGDVLSGQKARIKLLVAVNHKDNLMKIREIFEKDTYEI, via the coding sequence ATGAAAAAAATAGCAATAATATTTAATGGTGGAACTATATCTATGAAAGTAGATGAAAAAATAAAAGCAGCAGTTCCTAGTTTGAGCGGAGAAGAAATAATGCAAATGGTAACAGGTATTCAGGGGTTTGCAGAAATTGAAAGTCATACATTTTCTAATTTACCATCTCCACATATGACTTCTCAATTAATGCTTGAATTATCAAATTTGGTTCAAAAATTATTAGACAGAGATGATATAAGTGGTGTTGTAATAACTCATGGAACTGACACTTTAGAAGAAACAGCATACTTTTTAGATTTAACTTTAAATAGTGATAAACCAGTAGTTGTTACAGGCGCTATGAGAAGTAGTGATGAACTAGGATATGATGGGCCTTTTAACTTAGCTACTTCAATATGTACAGCTATTTCTGATAGTGCCAAAAATAGAGGCGTTTTAGTATGCTTTAATAGTGAGTTACATAGTGCAAAAGAAGTAACTAAAAGAAATTCAATGGCATTAAATGCTTTTAGTACACCTAATTTTGGGCCTATAGGAATAGTGGATAATAATAGAGTTATATTTTATAGAGAAAATTCTAAATCTACACATGTTAAAATAAATAGCACAGAAAAAGATGTAGCTTTAATTAAATGCGTTTCTGGTATGGATTCAAAGTTTATAGACTTTGTTATTGATAATGGATATAAAGGAGTAGTAATTGAAGCTTTGGGAAGAGGAAATGTACCTCCTTTAATGGTAGAGGGAATTAAGAGAGCTATAAAAAAAGGAATTCCAGTTGTGATGGTATCAAGGTGTTTTGAAGGAAGAGTATTTGAATCATATGGATATTTAGGTGGAGGAAAGAATCTTAGAGAATATGGAGTTATATTTGGAGACGTATTATCTGGACAGAAAGCTAGAATAAAATTACTAGTAGCTGTAAATCATAAAGATAATTTAATGAAAATAAGAGAAATATTTGAAAAAGATACATATGAAATATAA
- a CDS encoding NCS2 family permease, whose product MQQEKKSGRIFEIFSNEKVDFKKEIVAGVTTFLTMAYIIAVNPNMLSATGMPSGALVTATCLSAAFATIFMGVFANLPFALASGMGLNAYFAFSVVLGKGISWEVALTAVFVEGIIFILMSLFKIREAVVNAIPENMKYAVTAGIGLFIAFIGFVGSGVVVNNDATLLGLGDFTIPTVIITCVGLIIIAVLDKKKIKGSILVGILVSTLLAWGYALKNPSVAADLGIYLPNGIFKFESLAPIAGKVDLGYAFHPDNIGLFITVVCTFLFVDFFDTVGTLVGVSSRAGMLDEEGKVPNAGKALLADAIGTTVGACLGTSTVTTYVESSTGVAAGGRTGWTAITTGILFLIAMFFSPIFIAIPSCATAPALIYVGYLMLGAAKNIDFDEITEGLPAFITIALMPLTYSIGDGLTFGILSYVFINVLYNLFSKKENKKKVSWVMIILAIIFLVKLVVL is encoded by the coding sequence ATGCAACAAGAAAAAAAGTCTGGGAGAATATTTGAAATATTTTCTAATGAAAAGGTTGATTTTAAAAAAGAAATAGTAGCTGGGGTAACTACTTTCTTAACAATGGCTTACATAATTGCTGTAAATCCTAACATGTTAAGTGCAACAGGTATGCCAAGTGGAGCACTTGTAACAGCAACTTGTTTATCAGCAGCTTTTGCAACAATATTCATGGGAGTATTTGCAAATCTACCTTTTGCCTTAGCATCTGGAATGGGATTAAATGCATATTTTGCATTTTCAGTTGTATTAGGAAAAGGGATATCATGGGAGGTAGCATTAACAGCAGTATTTGTAGAAGGTATTATATTTATTTTAATGTCATTATTTAAAATTCGTGAAGCTGTTGTAAATGCAATTCCAGAGAATATGAAATATGCAGTTACGGCTGGAATTGGATTGTTTATTGCATTTATTGGATTTGTAGGCAGTGGAGTAGTTGTAAACAATGATGCAACTCTATTAGGACTAGGTGATTTCACAATTCCTACAGTTATAATCACTTGTGTTGGATTAATAATTATAGCAGTATTAGATAAAAAGAAAATAAAAGGCTCAATTTTAGTTGGAATTTTAGTAAGTACTTTATTAGCTTGGGGATATGCTTTAAAAAATCCATCAGTGGCAGCTGACTTGGGGATATATTTACCAAATGGGATTTTTAAGTTTGAAAGTCTTGCTCCTATTGCAGGTAAGGTAGATCTAGGATATGCATTTCATCCAGATAATATAGGATTATTTATAACAGTAGTATGTACATTCTTGTTTGTAGATTTCTTTGATACAGTAGGAACATTAGTAGGTGTTAGTTCAAGGGCTGGAATGCTTGATGAAGAAGGAAAAGTTCCTAATGCAGGAAAAGCGCTGCTTGCAGATGCTATTGGGACAACCGTAGGAGCATGTCTTGGAACGTCAACAGTAACAACTTATGTAGAAAGCTCAACAGGGGTTGCAGCAGGAGGAAGAACAGGATGGACTGCTATTACAACAGGTATTTTATTCTTAATAGCAATGTTCTTTTCACCAATTTTTATTGCAATACCATCATGTGCTACAGCACCAGCTTTAATATATGTTGGATATTTAATGCTTGGAGCAGCTAAAAATATAGATTTTGATGAAATTACAGAAGGACTTCCAGCTTTTATCACAATTGCTTTAATGCCTCTTACTTATAGTATTGGAGATGGATTAACATTTGGTATACTATCTTATGTATTTATAAATGTGTTGTATAATCTTTTCTCTAAAAAAGAAAATAAGAAAAAAGTTTCTTGGGTTATGATAATATTAGCAATTATTTTTTTAGTGAAATTAGTAGTCTTATAA